Below is a genomic region from Parageobacillus toebii NBRC 107807.
AGACGGCCATTGTTACGTAGGCAAGCAAGAAAGCAGCGATGACAAACAACGTCGGGGTTACGTATTTTATAAGTTCCAATCCTTGTTCAAATTGTTCCTGTAATTGTTTTGTCGGCGTTTGCCCCATTCCTTTCATAATTTGCATCGCAGTGTGAAATGATTGGCGAAATGCTGAGAGCGTTTCCTGAATGATATCCATCTGCAAAAATTTTACGGAGATGACATAATCGATGACTATGTTCATAAGAAATATAAGCGCGCTCGTCAGTAAAATCATATAACGGCTTTTATTTTTGGCAAGCATTCCCCCAATCGCAATCCCTGCTGTTCCAAACATCAATGCAACCGGCAAGGAAAGAAGCGAACCAATCAGCGTAGAAATAATAAGCGAAGCCACAAGCAAAAGAAGTGCATATGCATAACCGTGCCTCATCGTAAAAATCATAAACGGCAGCGATAAAAATAATATAGCAATCATCCCTAACAGCGGTACATATAGGGAAACTAAAAATAAAACGGCAAACAAAGCAAGCTGAATCGCCGCCTCCGTAATGATGTGCGTTTTTCGCAATTTTCCATTCTCCCTCCTTACGTCCATCGTATCACAATGACGGAGAAATAAATAGAAAAAGCAGTAAGGATTTCCCCCTTACTGCTTTCGTATTTTATTCGTCTGCTACGTATGGCAATAATGCCATTTGACGAGCGCGTTTAATAGCAACCGTCAATTTACGTTGATATTTCGCGCTTGTGCCAGTAACACGGCGAGGTAAAATTTTGCCGCGCTCCGAAATGAATTTCTTTAACAAGTCTACATCTTTATAGTCGATATGTGTAATTCCGTTCGCTGTGAAATAGCATACTTTCCGACGTTTTGCGCGTCCGCCTTTACGTCCTGCCATCATATATCCTCCTTTCTCCTTTATCTTTATCCGATCAAGGCGCCTTTTGCTTTTTGATTAAAACGGTAGGTCATCATCCGAAATATCGATCGTTTGACCATCGTTTGCAAAAGGATCTTCATCTATGCGACTAAAATCTTTTTCGTTTGGATTGCGATGGTTCTGATCTGGTCCAAATGGGAATGGCTCCCCATAGTAGCCGCCTGCTGCCACTCCACGCTGTTCTGCGCTACTTTTCGGCTCAAGAAATTGGACGCTATCAGCAACCACTTCCGTCACATATACACGTCTTCCATCTTGACCTTCATAGCTGCGGGTTTGTAAACGACCGTCTACTCCGGCTAAACTTCCCTTTTTTAAGAAATTCGCGACATTTTCGGCTTGACGACGCCAAACAACGCAGTTAATAAAATCCGCTTCACGTTCACCTTGCTGGTTTGTAAACGGACGATTGACAGCAAGCGTAAACGTGGCAACAGCCACCCCACTTGGAGTATAGCGTAATTCCGGATCTCTCGTTAACCTTCCTACAAGAATTACGCGATTAATCATCAGAACCACCTCTTAATGTTTAAAAAAAATTATTTTTCTTCTTTTACGACAATATGACGGATAATATCGTCGCTGATTCTTGCTAAACGGTCAAACTCTTGCACCGCTTTTGGCTCAGAGACGACATTCAAAATCATGTAATGACCGTCACGGTATTTTTTAATTTCATATGCTAAGCGGCGTTTGCCCCAATCCGTCACATTTGTAATTTCCGCACCATTTTCTTTTAAAATATTATTGAAACGATCCACTACTGCTTGTCTCGCTTCATCGTCTAAATTTGGGCGGATAATGTACATGATTTCGTACTTTCTCACGCTAGTCACCTCCTTTTGGTCTAAACGGCCCTTTTGATAAGGGCAAGGAGTAAAAGATTACTCACATTTTTTGATTATATCATGCTAGAAAACGATAAGCAATATTAAACATTGAAGCGGAAATAAATAATATCGCCATCTTGTACTTCATAATCTTTTCCTTCCAACCGGATTTTTCCTGCCTCGCGTGCCGCCGCCATCGACCCAGCTGCGATTAAATCCTCGTAAGAAACCGTTTCCGCACGAATAAATCCCCGTTCAAAATCGGAGTGAATAATTCCCGCGCACTCTGGCGCTTTCATCCCTCGGCGAAACGTCCATGCGCGCACTTCTTGTTCCCCTGCAGTGAAGAACGTTGCCAATCCAAGCAAGTTATATGATGCACGAATTAATTGATCTAGACCCGATTGTTGAATGCCAAGTTCTTGTAAAAACAACTCTTTTTCCTCATCATCCAATTGAGCGATTTCTTCTTCAATTTTCGCGCAAACAACAATCACTTCAGCATTGTCGCTTTTCGCAAATTCGCGAACTTGTTTGACGAACGGGTTGGCATCTGGACTAGCGACATCCTCTTCACCGACATTAGCAACATATAACATCGGTTTGATCGTTAATAGGTGAAGCTGCTTGACTACTTTCATTTCTTCCTCTGTAAATGAAAGCGTACGCGCTGGTTTTCCTGCTTCGAACGTTTCTTTCAGGCGCACCAGAATATCATATTCAAAAACGGCGTCTTTATCTTTTTGTTTCGCTATTTTGCCGACGCGGTCTATGCGTTTATCGACCGTTTCTAAGTCGGCGAAAATTAGCTCTAAATTAATCGTTTCAATATCCGCAAGCGGATCGACTCTTCCCGCTACATGGGTGATATTTTCATCCGTAAAACAACGAACGACTTGACAAATGGCGTCGACTTGGCGAATGTGCGATAAAAATTTATTCCCAAGCCCCTCTCCTTTACTTGCCCCTTTGACAATTCCGGCAATATCGGTAAATTCAAACACGGTCGGTACCGTACGTTGCGGTTTGAACATTTCCGTCAACACTTTCAACCGCTCATCCGGCACTTCAACAATACCAACGTTTGGTTCAATTGTACAGAAAGGATAATTAGCAGATTCTGCTCCCGCTTTTGTAATCGCATTAAATAGCGTCGACTTTCCGACGTTCGGCAAACCGACGATTCCTGCTGTTAATCCCATAATTTTTCCACTCCTCTTTTCCGTTCACATCTTTCCTCATTATAGTGAGTCCAAAAGAAAATGACAAGCGCATTCGTAAGCTAGTCATTTCTTTAGTTTTTCAATATTCACTAAGCAGTCGTATAATGTGCTTCCGCATCCGTTATCAGATTCGCGGTCCGATGTTAATACATTGACAGCACCGCCAAACTTCACCCATTGCCCCTCATCGATATTGATCTCGCAAGAATTTTTACCGTTCCAATTAATTCGCCTCGGTCGTTAAACACTCTTGCTTTATCTCCTTCCGCCAATCCTCTCTCCTTGGCCACATCTTTTGATACTTCAATTTTGATCGATTGAATGGATTCAACAAGATGGTAATGTTGCGAATGGTTGGAGCGAAGCGGATGAATGGTTAATAAACGATACGCTCTGGAAGCGCAAGCGCGGCAATATCAAAACATTGTCCGACTTGTAGATTGCCGAAGTTCGCCCCGCCCCCCGGAATGCCAACATTGCCGCTTATCGCTACAAGCGCGTCAATCCAGCGAATCGTATTGCCGCCATTGGCATATCGCTGCATGCCAAGCCCTAAATATGTCGCAGTTGGACGCTCTCCGTAAATAACAGCTAATTGCGTCATCACGTTGCGGTCTACTTCCGTGAGACGCTCAATTTTTTCCATCGTTATACTTTCCAGTACCGCCTCGACATCGGCAAACCCAGCGGTATGCTGTTCAATAAACGCGCGGTCTTCCAAACCTAAGCGCAGCATTTCTTTTATAATTCCCATCGCCAAAAACGCGTCCATCCCCGGTTTGACCGATATATACATGTCGGATGTGTTTCATCTCCGTCTACTTTTGTTGCTTTTCCGTTTTGAATCATTACTTTTAATCCGCACACATCCTAACAATTTAACGGGCACGATGTGACGCGTATCTCTTCCATAACTCTCCTCTCCTTTTCGTTATAGAAAGAGCATGAGGTCGTTACTCCTCATGCTTGACTAACACTTTTTTCATCTTTCGTACAAATTCTTTTCGCGGAAGCAGCACGCTATGGGCGCAACCTTCGCATTTGATGCGAATATCGGCGCCTAAACGAATCACTTTCCAGCGGTTTGTTCCGCACGGATGCGGCTTTTTCATTTCCACGATATCGTATAATCCAAACTCTTTATTTTCCATTGGCTCACCCCCGTCTTTTGCTTAGGCGTTTCCCTTTGCTTGCTGAGCAGATTGTTTTTCTTGTTCATTGCGATCATGAAGAACAAGGCGTGGATATGGGATTTTAATTCCTTTTTCATCTAAATGCATTTTTACTTCTTTGCGAATCGCTCTTGCTACGGAAACGTGGCGCATTGGTTTCGTTTCACAAGTAATACGCATGACCACTTCAGAATTCGTTAAATTTTGAACGCCTAACAACTCAGGCGGGGCAACCATATCTTCATATTTTGCCGGCAATTGCGGCAGAAGTTCGAGAATCGCTTCCTCTACCTTTTCAATGTCCTCTTCATAAGCGATGTTGACATCCACTACCGCAATGCTATTATTCAAAGAATAATTCGTCACTTGCGCAATACTTCCATTTGGCAGAATATGAACTTCCCCTGTCCAACTTCTAATTTTGGTTACCCTTAGGCCAATTGCCTCAACATATCCTTCAAAATTACCTATTCGTACATAATCCCCAACCGCAAACTGATCCTCAAAAATAATAAAAAATCCGGTAATGACATCTTTCACTAAGCTTTGCGCGCCAAAACCGACAGCAAGTCCAACAATACCAGCACCTGCCAAAATTGCTTTTACTTCCACGCCAAACGTATCTAAAATCATAATCAGCGCAATAAAATATAGTACGTACGTAATCACATTATCAAGAAGCCGCAACAACGTTGCTTCCCGCCGCTCCGAAATGCGGATTGGAGCTTTTTGCCGCAT
It encodes:
- a CDS encoding mechanosensitive ion channel family protein, encoding MDTVKKILDPLFGFAANEDFWVKLGAGTLKIIIILVLCMIVTKVLKVAIHNIFKMRQKAPIRISERREATLLRLLDNVITYVLYFIALIMILDTFGVEVKAILAGAGIVGLAVGFGAQSLVKDVITGFFIIFEDQFAVGDYVRIGNFEGYVEAIGLRVTKIRSWTGEVHILPNGSIAQVTNYSLNNSIAVVDVNIAYEEDIEKVEEAILELLPQLPAKYEDMVAPPELLGVQNLTNSEVVMRITCETKPMRHVSVARAIRKEVKMHLDEKGIKIPYPRLVLHDRNEQEKQSAQQAKGNA
- the rpsF gene encoding 30S ribosomal protein S6; its protein translation is MRKYEIMYIIRPNLDDEARQAVVDRFNNILKENGAEITNVTDWGKRRLAYEIKKYRDGHYMILNVVSEPKAVQEFDRLARISDDIIRHIVVKEEK
- the ssb gene encoding single-stranded DNA-binding protein codes for the protein MINRVILVGRLTRDPELRYTPSGVAVATFTLAVNRPFTNQQGEREADFINCVVWRRQAENVANFLKKGSLAGVDGRLQTRSYEGQDGRRVYVTEVVADSVQFLEPKSSAEQRGVAAGGYYGEPFPFGPDQNHRNPNEKDFSRIDEDPFANDGQTIDISDDDLPF
- the rpsR gene encoding 30S ribosomal protein S18, translating into MMAGRKGGRAKRRKVCYFTANGITHIDYKDVDLLKKFISERGKILPRRVTGTSAKYQRKLTVAIKRARQMALLPYVADE
- a CDS encoding YybS family protein, giving the protein MRKTHIITEAAIQLALFAVLFLVSLYVPLLGMIAILFLSLPFMIFTMRHGYAYALLLLVASLIISTLIGSLLSLPVALMFGTAGIAIGGMLAKNKSRYMILLTSALIFLMNIVIDYVISVKFLQMDIIQETLSAFRQSFHTAMQIMKGMGQTPTKQLQEQFEQGLELIKYVTPTLFVIAAFLLAYVTMAVSIPILKRLKLPVGTWPPFRDFTLPKSLLWCYLLVLVISFIPLEKGTFAYLAVLNVYYLLQLLFIVQGFSFLYYAANKKNVPKGIVIGGTILCLFLPFLLYLIAILGIIDLGFDLRKRI
- the ychF gene encoding redox-regulated ATPase YchF, which gives rise to MGLTAGIVGLPNVGKSTLFNAITKAGAESANYPFCTIEPNVGIVEVPDERLKVLTEMFKPQRTVPTVFEFTDIAGIVKGASKGEGLGNKFLSHIRQVDAICQVVRCFTDENITHVAGRVDPLADIETINLELIFADLETVDKRIDRVGKIAKQKDKDAVFEYDILVRLKETFEAGKPARTLSFTEEEMKVVKQLHLLTIKPMLYVANVGEEDVASPDANPFVKQVREFAKSDNAEVIVVCAKIEEEIAQLDDEEKELFLQELGIQQSGLDQLIRASYNLLGLATFFTAGEQEVRAWTFRRGMKAPECAGIIHSDFERGFIRAETVSYEDLIAAGSMAAAREAGKIRLEGKDYEVQDGDIIYFRFNV
- a CDS encoding DUF951 domain-containing protein — translated: MENKEFGLYDIVEMKKPHPCGTNRWKVIRLGADIRIKCEGCAHSVLLPRKEFVRKMKKVLVKHEE